ATGATAATTTGAAAAAAAACATAATAATTTATGATAACAGTGAAAAAACAGGTTATAGAATTAATAGAAAATATGATGATATAGTCTTTAAGAATATATATACAAATATCAGAGTAATGTTAAAAGATAATAAGAAATTACAATAAATTGATGTTAAATAACCATTATAAAAAATAAGATTATGAAGGAAAAGATAATATCTTGAAATGATATTATCTTTTCCTTTAGACAGATATATTTTTTAGCGGATTTTTATATCTATTAGAATGCATTAATGGAATGAAGAATGGGCAATCATTATAATCATCCATTAATATCCTAACATCAAGGTTAAAAACATCATGGAGAATCTCCTTAGTGATGATACTCTTTGGATTACCTTGCTTATATATGTCTCCATCTTTGATGACAATAATTTTATCAGAATATCTAGCAGCTTGATTAAGGTCATGTAAAACCATTACAATAGTTAATTTCATTGTATGATTAAGCTTTTTAACCAATTCCAGTACTTCAAATTGATGATTGATATCTAGGTATGTAGTAGGTTCATCCAATAATAATATATTAGGCTTTTGACATAGAGCCATAGCGATCCATGCTCTTTGACGTTCTCCACCAGATAGAGTGGTAACTTGTCTATCTTTTAGGTGTTCCATCTTAGTCAATTCTATTGCCCAGTTAATTATATCAATGTCTTCTTTATGAAGTTTGGCAGTCCAATCAAGATGTGGATATCTCCCATAACTAACAAGGTCAAAGACTGTAAAATCATCAGGTGCATTAGGAGATTGAGGTAATATGGACATTTCTTTCGCCAATAACTTGGTATCCATCTGAAAAATTGAATTACCATTAAGGTATACATCACCATATTTAGGCTTTAGATTTCTAGATAATGCCTTTAGTAAAGTTGATTTACCACAACCATTTGTACCGATTAACGTGTTTATGGAACCTTTTTTTATGTTTAAAGAAAGGTTGTCTATTATGTTGTTTTTGCCATAGTTTATAGTTACTGAATTAGTTCTTAACACGATTTTTCAAACCGCCTCTCAATAGGAATATAAAAAATGGTGCGCCAAGCATTGACATAACAATACCTACAGGTATTTCTACAGGGTCCATAACTATTCTTGCGATTGTATCACAAAACATCATCAAAGATGCTCCCAGTAAAGCACTTGCAGGAAATAGATATCTATAGTCAGAACCAATTATAAGTCTTGTTATATGAGGTACAATCAATCCTACAAAACCTAACAAACCAACATTACTTGCTGAGCTGGCTGCCAGTAATGAAGCTAAAGCAATAAAAACTTTTCTTACTCTCTCGATTTTTAGTCCTAGTCCGGTGGCTATTTCATCACCAAGCATCAATATATTTAATTTCTTGGATAAGAAGAAAGCTAATATCAATCCAAATAGTGCGTAAGGCCATAGAGCATAGAAGTCCTTCCAAGTCTTGGCGGCTAAACTTCCTACCATGAATCCTAATGCATTTTGTACTCTATCTGGATAGAATATAAGTATAGTATTAATCCAAGCTCCCAAGAATGAGGATACTGCTATACCTGCTAATATCATTCTAAGTGGTTTAATACCATTCTTCCAAGATAGTATGTATATAAGCATAGTTGTAAATAATGCAAATGCAAAAGCAATTGGTGTAACAAGGAAATCATAGTCAGGAAAGACTACTAGAATAAAGACTGCGCCCAATCCTGCCCCAGAGGATACACCAATAGTATTAGGTGAGGCTAGGGGGTTTCTCATTACCCCCTGCAAAATGCCTCCAGCCAAAGACAAACATATACCAACAGTTCCAGCTACAAGTGACCTTGGAACTCTTACTTTCCATATGATATTTCTATTGACACCTGTTTCATCAATAAATATAGCTTTTAATATTTCTGGAACTGATATCTTAAAAGCACCTAAACTAATACTGAAAAGAAATGATATGAAAGTAATAATTAGCAAAATTATTAGTACGGTAATCTTATAAGAATGTCTGTTTTTTAAATCGTTCATTATTTAAATACCTGAGGATATAATATTTTAGCTAAA
The window above is part of the Vallitalea guaymasensis genome. Proteins encoded here:
- a CDS encoding ABC transporter ATP-binding protein; its protein translation is MLRTNSVTINYGKNNIIDNLSLNIKKGSINTLIGTNGCGKSTLLKALSRNLKPKYGDVYLNGNSIFQMDTKLLAKEMSILPQSPNAPDDFTVFDLVSYGRYPHLDWTAKLHKEDIDIINWAIELTKMEHLKDRQVTTLSGGERQRAWIAMALCQKPNILLLDEPTTYLDINHQFEVLELVKKLNHTMKLTIVMVLHDLNQAARYSDKIIVIKDGDIYKQGNPKSIITKEILHDVFNLDVRILMDDYNDCPFFIPLMHSNRYKNPLKNISV
- a CDS encoding FecCD family ABC transporter permease, encoding MNDLKNRHSYKITVLIILLIITFISFLFSISLGAFKISVPEILKAIFIDETGVNRNIIWKVRVPRSLVAGTVGICLSLAGGILQGVMRNPLASPNTIGVSSGAGLGAVFILVVFPDYDFLVTPIAFAFALFTTMLIYILSWKNGIKPLRMILAGIAVSSFLGAWINTILIFYPDRVQNALGFMVGSLAAKTWKDFYALWPYALFGLILAFFLSKKLNILMLGDEIATGLGLKIERVRKVFIALASLLAASSASNVGLLGFVGLIVPHITRLIIGSDYRYLFPASALLGASLMMFCDTIARIVMDPVEIPVGIVMSMLGAPFFIFLLRGGLKNRVKN